In Carya illinoinensis cultivar Pawnee chromosome 16, C.illinoinensisPawnee_v1, whole genome shotgun sequence, a single window of DNA contains:
- the LOC122299449 gene encoding acyl-carrier-protein phosphodiesterase PptH-like isoform X1, with protein sequence MFVRFIPTCLSLSQKPTNLNYLSKSIALHNFKRKIRTLYTKRLQIPPSTSGDAGGLRVFVLSDLHTDYAENMEWVKSISTARHKKDVLLVAGDVAETYDNFVLTMRLLKDGFEHVFFIPGNHDLWCRRDGEDYEDSLEKLNRLLDACRELGVETNPMVIDGLGIIPIFSWYHESFDREKDVAGIRIPSLEMACKDFHACRWPVELSNRDTSLALYFDAINEKNMNVIKEIQRACTQIITFSHFVPRQELCPEKRMLFYPNLPKIIGSDCLEVRIRSIHRSQGSASACHVFGHTHFCWDAVLDGIRYVQVPLAYPRERKRRMNGGENWLPFCIFSDGKFADKLSPCYWSDYYSANPRTPHNTELAPWVARFYKQT encoded by the exons ATGTTCGTGAGGTTTATCCCTACCTGCCTGAGTCTATCTCAAAAACCCACCAATTTGAACTATCTTTCCAAGAGCATCGCATTacacaatttcaaaagaaaaataagaacttTGTACACCAAACGACTTCAAATACCACCATCTACTTCTGGAGATGCTGGTGGCTTGCGTGTCTTTGTCCTCTCTGACTTGCACACAGACTATGCAGAGAACATGGAATGGGTGAAGTCCATTTCTACTGCGAGACATAAAAAAGATGTTCTTCTCGTTGCGGGTGACGTAGCAGAAACATACGACAACTTTGTTTTGACTATGCGTCTCTTGAAGGATGGATTTGAGCATGTCTTCTTCATACCAGGAAACCATGATCTTTGGTGTCGTCGGGATGGAGAAGATTAT GAAGATTCTCTTGAAAAGCTAAATAGGTTGCTTGATGCGTGTAGAGAACTTGGAGTTGAGACCAATCCTATGGTGATAGATGGCTTGGGAATCATTCCTATATTCTCATGGTACCACGAG AGCTTTGATCGAGAGAAGGATGTAGCTGGCATCCGTATCCCGTCTTTGGAGATG GCATGCAAGGACTTTCATGCATGCAGGTGGCCTGTGGAACTGTCAAATCGGGATACCTCCCTTGCTTTATACTTCGATGCAATTAACgaaaaaaatatgaatgtgATCAAGGAAATCCAGAGGGCTTGTACCCAAATAATTACATTTTCTCACTTTGTTCCCAG GCAAGAGCTATGCCCAGAGAAGAGGATGCTATTCTATCCCAATCTCCCAAAAATTATTGGCTCCGATTGTCTGGAGGTTCGCATAAGATCTATCCACAGAAGCCAGGGAAGTGCATCTGCCTGTCATGTGTTTGGTCATACCCATTTCTGCTGGGATGCTGTGCTTGATGGTATCAG GTATGTACAGGTACCATTGGCTTACCCAAGAGAACGGAAGAGGAGAATGAATGGAGGGGAAAACTGGCTGCCGTTTTGCATCTTTAGTGATGGCAAGTTTGCTGATAAACTCTCGCCCTGCTATTGGTCTGATTATTACTCTGCCAACCCAAGAACGCCTCACAATACTGAGCTTGCTCCTTGGGTTGCCAGATTCTATAAACAAACTTAA
- the LOC122299449 gene encoding uncharacterized protein LOC122299449 isoform X2, whose protein sequence is MDLSMSSSYQETMIFGVVGMEKIIELGVETNPMVIDGLGIIPIFSWYHESFDREKDVAGIRIPSLEMACKDFHACRWPVELSNRDTSLALYFDAINEKNMNVIKEIQRACTQIITFSHFVPRQELCPEKRMLFYPNLPKIIGSDCLEVRIRSIHRSQGSASACHVFGHTHFCWDAVLDGIRYVQVPLAYPRERKRRMNGGENWLPFCIFSDGKFADKLSPCYWSDYYSANPRTPHNTELAPWVARFYKQT, encoded by the exons ATGGATTTGAGCATGTCTTCTTCATACCAGGAAACCATGATCTTTGGTGTCGTCGGGATGGAGAAGATTAT AGAACTTGGAGTTGAGACCAATCCTATGGTGATAGATGGCTTGGGAATCATTCCTATATTCTCATGGTACCACGAG AGCTTTGATCGAGAGAAGGATGTAGCTGGCATCCGTATCCCGTCTTTGGAGATG GCATGCAAGGACTTTCATGCATGCAGGTGGCCTGTGGAACTGTCAAATCGGGATACCTCCCTTGCTTTATACTTCGATGCAATTAACgaaaaaaatatgaatgtgATCAAGGAAATCCAGAGGGCTTGTACCCAAATAATTACATTTTCTCACTTTGTTCCCAG GCAAGAGCTATGCCCAGAGAAGAGGATGCTATTCTATCCCAATCTCCCAAAAATTATTGGCTCCGATTGTCTGGAGGTTCGCATAAGATCTATCCACAGAAGCCAGGGAAGTGCATCTGCCTGTCATGTGTTTGGTCATACCCATTTCTGCTGGGATGCTGTGCTTGATGGTATCAG GTATGTACAGGTACCATTGGCTTACCCAAGAGAACGGAAGAGGAGAATGAATGGAGGGGAAAACTGGCTGCCGTTTTGCATCTTTAGTGATGGCAAGTTTGCTGATAAACTCTCGCCCTGCTATTGGTCTGATTATTACTCTGCCAACCCAAGAACGCCTCACAATACTGAGCTTGCTCCTTGGGTTGCCAGATTCTATAAACAAACTTAA